In Halomarina salina, one DNA window encodes the following:
- a CDS encoding DNA-binding protein, with the protein MATRNVFGNEVSVDEQGFEQTDERAVDEDGFEVVDETPELRASVQQEIQAKVDANHPDGMVTNEYSHLPLATEERIRGREAELERISAKATLGRQSGRERRTRVVVTKVCNGRASTPDPRATLSPEVLGTVNRQAGRIAERVGGAMRAALSKRIAERVGGSVDVTSAVLDTVAEQKAAAGCVVPIAEVPGLDTFEVSVEGELVQTWEASHGAIQQVGLLADDSGQIKLTVWEKSDQPWIDEGQRVRIRGAAKNWYNGRCSLALTYDSQVIVPERGRWWTG; encoded by the coding sequence ATGGCAACTAGGAACGTTTTCGGTAATGAAGTTTCGGTCGACGAACAGGGCTTCGAACAGACGGACGAGCGAGCGGTCGACGAGGACGGCTTCGAGGTGGTCGATGAGACCCCCGAGCTCCGAGCGAGCGTCCAACAGGAGATTCAGGCGAAGGTGGACGCGAACCACCCGGACGGGATGGTCACCAACGAGTACTCTCACCTGCCGCTGGCGACGGAAGAACGGATCAGAGGTCGCGAGGCGGAGTTGGAGCGGATCAGCGCGAAGGCAACGCTGGGTCGGCAGTCAGGGCGTGAGCGGCGGACGCGAGTAGTCGTGACGAAAGTGTGTAATGGACGTGCGTCGACGCCGGATCCCAGAGCGACGCTCTCCCCCGAGGTACTGGGGACGGTGAACCGGCAGGCGGGGCGAATCGCCGAGCGGGTTGGCGGGGCGATGCGGGCGGCGCTTTCGAAGCGGATCGCCGAGCGGGTGGGGGGCAGTGTGGACGTGACCAGTGCGGTCCTCGACACGGTTGCCGAGCAGAAGGCGGCGGCAGGGTGCGTCGTGCCTATCGCGGAGGTGCCCGGTCTCGACACGTTCGAGGTGAGCGTCGAGGGCGAGTTGGTCCAGACCTGGGAAGCGTCGCACGGGGCTATCCAGCAGGTCGGGCTGTTGGCGGACGACAGCGGGCAGATCAAGCTGACCGTCTGGGAGAAAAGCGACCAGCCCTGGATCGACGAGGGCCAGCGCGTCCGGATCCGAGGGGCGGCGAAGAACTGGTACAACGGGCGGTGTAGCCTCGCGTTGACCTACGACAGCCAGGTGATCGTGCCCGAGCGCGGGCGGTGGTGGACCGGGTAG
- a CDS encoding ORC1-type DNA replication protein has product MADDEMLSWDESVFRDEHVFEIDYVPETFYHRDEQMQNLKYALRPAARGSRPLNVMVRGPPGTGKTTAVGKLFDELQAVSDVNVAQVNCQVDSTRYAVFSRLFEEMFEYEPPTSGISFKKLFGQITDRLVEDDEVLVVALDDVNYLFYDDEASDTLYSLLRAHEAHSGAKIGVVLVSSDLDLDIIEELDTRVQSVFRPEEVYFPRYDEPEIADILRERVEYGFVEGSCGPEIIDQVADLTADTGGDLRVGIDLLRRAGLQAEMRASRSVELEDVDSAYDKSKYVHLSRHLQGLSDSERALVGVIAEHDGERAGEVYEAFEEETGLGYTRYSELINKLDQLGLIDATYTSVEGRGRSRTLSLAYDAGAVLERLD; this is encoded by the coding sequence ATGGCCGACGACGAGATGCTGTCGTGGGACGAGTCCGTCTTCCGCGACGAGCACGTCTTCGAGATAGACTACGTCCCGGAGACGTTCTACCACCGCGACGAGCAGATGCAGAACCTGAAGTACGCGCTCAGGCCCGCTGCGCGCGGTTCCCGGCCGCTGAACGTGATGGTTCGCGGTCCGCCGGGGACCGGCAAGACCACGGCCGTCGGGAAACTGTTCGACGAACTGCAGGCCGTCTCGGACGTGAACGTCGCGCAGGTGAACTGCCAGGTGGACTCGACGCGCTACGCCGTCTTCTCGCGCCTGTTCGAGGAGATGTTCGAGTACGAACCGCCGACCAGCGGCATCTCGTTCAAGAAGCTGTTCGGCCAGATAACCGACCGCCTCGTCGAGGACGACGAGGTGCTGGTCGTCGCGCTCGACGACGTGAACTACCTGTTCTACGACGACGAGGCCAGCGACACGCTGTACTCCCTCCTTCGCGCGCACGAAGCCCACTCGGGGGCGAAGATCGGCGTCGTGCTGGTCTCCTCCGACCTGGACCTCGACATCATCGAGGAACTGGACACGCGCGTCCAGTCCGTGTTCCGCCCCGAGGAGGTGTACTTCCCACGGTACGACGAACCAGAAATCGCGGACATCCTCCGCGAGCGCGTCGAGTACGGCTTCGTCGAGGGCTCCTGTGGACCCGAGATTATCGACCAGGTCGCCGACCTGACGGCGGACACCGGTGGCGACCTGCGCGTCGGTATCGACCTGCTCCGTCGCGCTGGGCTGCAAGCCGAGATGCGTGCCTCGCGGAGCGTCGAACTGGAGGACGTCGACTCGGCCTACGACAAGTCGAAGTACGTCCACCTCTCGCGGCACCTGCAGGGCCTGTCTGACTCCGAGCGTGCCCTCGTCGGCGTCATCGCCGAACACGACGGCGAGCGGGCTGGCGAGGTGTACGAGGCGTTCGAGGAGGAGACGGGACTGGGCTACACCCGCTACTCCGAACTCATCAACAAGCTCGACCAGCTGGGTCTCATCGACGCCACCTACACCAGCGTCGAGGGACGCGGCCGGTCGCGGACGCTGTCGCTGGCGTACGACGCTGGTGCGGTGCTGGAACGGCTGGACTGA
- the larE gene encoding ATP-dependent sacrificial sulfur transferase LarE, producing MDDHTATKRDAARDAIAERDGVLVAFSGGVDSSVVAALAREALGDDAVACTAKSETLPDAELDEARRVAEEVGIRHEVVEFSELDDPAFVKNDGERCYHCRTMRLGAMYDHARSLGIDTVCDGTNASDPGEGHRPGLRAVAELDVLSPLLAHDISKEEVRDIARDYGLSVADKPAMACLSSRIPTGIEVTEERLSRVERAESLLREWGFEQFRVRDHDGLARIEVGDDELDRALDPEFVRAAREHCDSVGFDHVTLDLHGYATGSVSPESDESVTDVSATEESPTEETVATDRATTDDDSTSEVTQVFETEYPSR from the coding sequence ATGGACGACCACACAGCGACCAAGCGCGACGCCGCCCGCGACGCCATCGCCGAGCGAGACGGCGTCCTCGTCGCGTTCTCCGGCGGCGTCGATTCGAGCGTCGTCGCCGCACTGGCACGCGAGGCTCTCGGCGACGACGCCGTCGCCTGCACCGCCAAGAGCGAGACGCTCCCCGACGCGGAACTCGACGAGGCCCGCCGCGTCGCCGAGGAGGTCGGCATCCGCCACGAAGTCGTCGAGTTCTCGGAGCTGGACGACCCAGCGTTCGTCAAGAACGACGGCGAACGCTGCTACCACTGCCGGACGATGCGCCTCGGCGCGATGTACGACCACGCCCGGTCGCTGGGCATCGACACCGTCTGCGACGGCACGAACGCCTCGGACCCCGGCGAGGGCCACCGCCCCGGACTGCGCGCCGTCGCCGAACTCGACGTCCTCTCGCCGCTGCTCGCCCACGACATCTCGAAGGAGGAGGTCCGCGACATCGCTCGCGACTACGGCCTCTCGGTCGCCGACAAACCCGCGATGGCGTGTCTCTCCTCGCGCATCCCGACCGGCATCGAAGTGACCGAGGAGCGCCTCTCTCGGGTCGAACGCGCCGAGTCGCTGCTCCGCGAGTGGGGGTTCGAGCAGTTCCGCGTCCGCGACCACGACGGCCTCGCTCGCATCGAGGTGGGTGACGACGAACTCGACCGCGCGCTCGACCCCGAGTTCGTCCGAGCGGCCCGCGAGCACTGCGACTCCGTCGGCTTCGACCACGTCACGCTGGACCTCCACGGCTACGCGACGGGTAGCGTGAGCCCAGAGAGCGACGAGTCGGTGACGGACGTGTCAGCGACGGAGGAGTCACCGACGGAGGAGACGGTGGCGACAGACAGAGCGACGACCGACGACGATTCGACCAGCGAGGTCACGCAGGTCTTCGAGACGGAGTACCCGTCGCGGTAG
- a CDS encoding transcription initiation factor IIB — protein MRHRAIYDTGFDEDEQSGSTAETCPECDGVVRTNSRETVCEDCGLIIDEQVIDHGPEWRTFDDDGTRDRVRTGAPLTERRHDRGLSTEIGRKRDGRGNTLSGRKRRQLSRLRREHGRAQQASTAERNLAHGLGEVRRIAGTMDLTDSVVEQACALFRRAQGEDLLVGRSVEAMAAACVYATCRCNGLPRSRGEVANQARVARSRVVAAYKTLNQTLPLPAAPVPPAAYVPSVASTVGLSAGTERLGTFIAEQAHERGLSNGKHPAGVAAGALYLAAEERVEGVTQQALAEAADVTALTVRSRWVALSKTIDCDVV, from the coding sequence ATGCGACACCGAGCTATCTACGATACCGGCTTCGACGAGGACGAACAGAGTGGGTCAACCGCTGAGACGTGCCCGGAGTGCGACGGGGTGGTCCGAACGAACAGTCGAGAGACGGTCTGTGAGGACTGTGGGCTGATCATCGACGAGCAGGTGATCGATCACGGGCCGGAGTGGCGAACGTTCGACGACGATGGCACTCGTGACCGTGTGCGGACGGGCGCACCACTCACCGAACGCCGTCACGACCGGGGGCTCTCGACCGAGATCGGGAGGAAGCGTGACGGGCGGGGTAACACGCTCTCAGGACGGAAGCGTCGGCAGCTCTCCCGGCTCAGACGCGAACACGGCCGCGCCCAGCAAGCCTCGACGGCCGAGCGCAACCTCGCACACGGACTGGGGGAGGTTCGACGGATCGCGGGGACGATGGACCTCACCGATTCGGTAGTCGAGCAGGCATGTGCCCTGTTCCGACGGGCGCAGGGTGAGGACCTGTTGGTCGGTCGCTCGGTCGAGGCGATGGCGGCGGCGTGTGTGTACGCGACCTGTCGGTGTAACGGCCTTCCGCGGTCCCGTGGGGAGGTCGCAAACCAGGCCCGTGTCGCACGGTCCAGGGTCGTCGCGGCGTACAAGACGCTGAACCAAACGTTGCCGTTGCCGGCCGCACCGGTCCCCCCAGCGGCTTACGTCCCGTCGGTGGCCTCGACGGTCGGCCTCTCGGCGGGCACCGAACGGCTGGGGACGTTCATCGCCGAGCAGGCCCACGAGCGAGGGCTCTCGAACGGGAAACACCCCGCAGGCGTCGCGGCGGGGGCGCTCTACCTGGCCGCGGAAGAGCGCGTCGAAGGAGTGACCCAACAGGCGCTCGCCGAGGCGGCGGACGTGACGGCGCTGACCGTCCGCTCACGATGGGTGGCACTCAGCAAGACCATCGATTGTGACGTGGTCTGA
- a CDS encoding MutS-related protein translates to MDLEAIQGVGAKTADRLRQLEDAERALEAGDVAALARAPGITEGTAARIARNAIRERHGDTEAFLRTDRARELYRQALSLLQERAVTDYARKRLETFYPSASASRIEEVQAFVAEARDHDPSPEVREALGDVEPLTEPRGLRVRDRCVATGDAETYARAEEAFPEVSVELVEDSRGIAELARGYSTVVVLDERFAGLDIDGDVRVLPDAFDRVDEVVPERLLRFFADNRSRLAAAAAVHEAAGLDPPCDLDALRSGLARLTEDGTVEGDDELHRLRDAVDDLDVAVSTAESVANDRLRDAIQSQDVTIEGADLLSLVEQGARVDSLLETELADEFDAAIDAARDHLADALDVPDYADLVEQAFVEDPTFPVEHEEGAVNRLRRELKAARDRRAAELKATLAADLADLREPAERLVQAALDLDVELAIARYAADFDCTVPEFTERDGDAGTGLVVEGGRSPLLDVAFEDVDPVDYGVEGVALLSGVNSGGKTSTIDLVGLVVVLAQMGLPVPAERVELRRFDALHYQAKSQGTLDAGAFEATLQEFGDLVEGPGTRLVLVDELESITEPGASARIIAGILESLHEQQATAVFVSHLAGEIRDATGFEVQVDGIEAVGLVDGELQVNRSPVKGRLARSTPELIVEKLADDAGDGDGFYRRLLAKFE, encoded by the coding sequence ATGGACCTCGAAGCCATCCAGGGTGTCGGCGCGAAGACGGCCGACCGGCTTCGACAGCTAGAGGACGCCGAGCGAGCGCTCGAAGCGGGCGACGTCGCCGCGCTCGCACGGGCACCCGGCATCACCGAGGGCACCGCCGCCCGCATCGCCCGGAACGCCATCCGGGAACGGCACGGCGACACCGAGGCGTTCCTGCGGACCGACCGCGCCCGCGAACTGTACCGTCAAGCGCTCTCGCTCCTGCAAGAGCGGGCGGTGACCGACTACGCCCGGAAGCGACTGGAGACGTTCTACCCGAGCGCCAGCGCGTCGCGCATCGAGGAGGTGCAGGCGTTCGTCGCCGAGGCGCGCGACCACGACCCGTCGCCCGAGGTACGGGAGGCGCTGGGCGACGTCGAACCGCTGACCGAACCGCGCGGCCTGCGCGTCCGGGACCGCTGCGTGGCGACCGGTGACGCCGAGACGTATGCCCGCGCCGAGGAGGCGTTCCCCGAGGTGAGCGTCGAACTCGTCGAGGACTCACGGGGCATCGCCGAACTCGCGCGGGGCTACTCGACCGTCGTCGTCCTCGACGAGCGGTTCGCGGGCCTCGACATCGACGGCGACGTGCGCGTCCTCCCCGACGCGTTCGACCGGGTCGACGAGGTCGTTCCCGAGCGCCTGCTGCGCTTCTTCGCGGACAACCGCTCGCGACTGGCCGCCGCCGCCGCCGTCCACGAGGCGGCCGGGCTGGACCCGCCGTGTGACCTCGACGCGCTCCGGAGCGGCCTCGCGCGACTGACCGAGGACGGCACCGTCGAGGGCGACGACGAACTCCACCGCCTGCGGGACGCGGTCGACGACCTCGACGTGGCCGTCTCGACGGCCGAGAGCGTCGCCAACGACCGCCTCCGCGACGCCATCCAGTCACAGGACGTCACCATCGAGGGCGCTGACCTGCTCTCGCTGGTCGAGCAGGGCGCGCGGGTCGACTCGCTCCTCGAAACCGAACTCGCGGACGAGTTCGACGCGGCCATCGACGCCGCCCGCGACCACCTCGCGGACGCGCTCGACGTCCCCGACTACGCGGATCTCGTCGAACAGGCGTTCGTCGAGGACCCGACGTTTCCCGTCGAACACGAGGAGGGCGCCGTCAACCGCCTGCGTCGAGAGCTCAAGGCCGCCCGCGACCGCCGGGCCGCGGAGCTGAAGGCGACGCTCGCCGCCGACCTCGCGGACCTGCGGGAGCCGGCCGAGCGGCTCGTCCAGGCGGCGCTGGACCTCGACGTGGAACTCGCAATCGCGCGCTACGCCGCCGACTTCGACTGCACCGTCCCCGAGTTCACCGAGCGGGACGGCGACGCCGGAACGGGGCTGGTCGTCGAGGGGGGACGGTCTCCCCTGCTGGACGTCGCGTTCGAGGACGTCGACCCCGTCGACTACGGCGTCGAGGGCGTCGCGCTCCTCTCCGGGGTGAACTCGGGGGGCAAGACCTCGACCATCGACCTGGTGGGCCTCGTCGTCGTGCTCGCACAGATGGGCCTGCCCGTGCCCGCCGAGCGCGTCGAACTCCGCCGGTTCGACGCGCTCCACTACCAGGCGAAGAGCCAGGGAACGCTCGACGCGGGGGCGTTCGAGGCGACCCTCCAGGAGTTCGGCGACCTGGTGGAGGGACCGGGCACGCGCCTCGTCCTCGTCGACGAACTGGAGTCCATCACCGAACCCGGTGCGAGCGCCCGCATCATCGCGGGCATCCTCGAATCGCTCCACGAACAGCAGGCGACGGCGGTGTTCGTCTCGCACCTCGCCGGCGAGATTCGCGACGCGACGGGGTTCGAGGTGCAGGTCGACGGCATCGAGGCGGTTGGGCTCGTCGACGGCGAGTTACAGGTGAACCGCTCACCGGTGAAGGGCCGACTGGCGCGCTCGACGCCCGAACTCATCGTCGAGAAACTGGCCGACGACGCGGGCGACGGCGACGGGTTCTATCGGCGGTTGTTGGCGAAGTTCGAATAG
- a CDS encoding CDP-2,3-bis-(O-geranylgeranyl)-sn-glycerol synthase — protein sequence MTGLASLVAALWAMLPAYLPNNAAVLFGGGPPIDGGREWNGRRLLGDGKTWRGTAAGVLVGTLAALGLNRIASRVEGPTSWSLPRFSVRAGVALAAGAMLGDIGASFLKRRSGRARGAMVPGLDQLDFVAGALALARLVAPDWFRRTFTRPTVGLVLIVTPLLHVGTNAIAYVLGLKDEPW from the coding sequence ATGACCGGACTCGCTTCGCTCGTCGCCGCGCTCTGGGCGATGCTCCCCGCGTACCTCCCGAACAACGCGGCCGTCCTCTTCGGCGGCGGCCCACCCATCGACGGCGGCCGGGAGTGGAACGGGCGACGACTCCTCGGCGACGGGAAGACGTGGCGCGGAACGGCGGCGGGCGTCCTCGTCGGCACGCTCGCCGCACTCGGACTGAACCGCATCGCCTCCCGCGTCGAAGGGCCGACGTCGTGGTCGCTCCCCCGATTCTCCGTTCGTGCTGGGGTCGCTCTCGCAGCAGGTGCGATGCTCGGCGACATCGGTGCGTCGTTCCTCAAACGCCGGTCGGGCCGCGCTCGCGGTGCCATGGTCCCCGGCCTCGACCAGCTCGACTTCGTCGCCGGGGCACTGGCGCTCGCTCGCCTCGTCGCGCCCGACTGGTTCAGGCGGACGTTCACCCGACCGACCGTCGGCCTCGTCCTGATCGTCACGCCGCTGCTCCACGTCGGGACGAACGCCATCGCGTACGTGCTGGGACTGAAAGACGAACCCTGGTAG
- a CDS encoding RNA-guided endonuclease InsQ/TnpB family protein, translated as MRTIRTFEATVTNQRQVSDHLDALGVAASKLWNVARYYIQERWEATGEIPEGRELKSTLNSHERYRDLHSQSSQRVFEELVEAFDSWQAKRQNGDDNARPPGYRKRNGSHPRSTVTFKADGFRHDARHRRVRLSKGTNLKERHLDFILCEYRTRPDIDLSEWRIQQIRAVHKRGEWRLQFVCRTTIDPEPPGAGTAGIDLGISNIAALSFGGESILFPGNVLKQDEYYFGKQKGKCDDSQSSQRKRLDRIRTERRTHFIHTLTKHIVRECVERDIGTVAVGDLNGIRVDDTGETRNWGTRGNRDLHSWAYDRFVSILRYKAEAEGVTVEQVSERGTSATCSVCKTRDGDQRVERGLYVCETCDTVANADVNGAENIRRKVTPNPAVDRSTGWLAQPAVHLFDRSVGRFAPREN; from the coding sequence ATGCGCACGATTCGAACGTTCGAAGCGACGGTCACGAATCAACGTCAAGTGAGTGACCACCTTGACGCACTCGGGGTCGCAGCTTCGAAGCTTTGGAACGTAGCCCGATACTACATCCAAGAACGGTGGGAAGCAACGGGAGAGATACCCGAAGGTAGGGAGCTAAAATCCACGTTGAACAGTCACGAGCGCTATAGGGATCTGCATTCGCAGTCCAGTCAGCGCGTTTTCGAAGAACTCGTTGAAGCGTTCGACAGCTGGCAGGCGAAACGCCAGAACGGGGATGACAATGCTCGGCCCCCTGGCTATCGCAAACGGAATGGCTCTCACCCACGGTCGACGGTCACGTTCAAAGCAGACGGATTCAGACACGATGCACGACATCGTCGCGTTCGTCTCTCGAAGGGAACGAATCTCAAGGAACGGCACCTGGACTTCATTCTCTGTGAGTATCGTACGCGCCCCGATATCGATCTCTCGGAGTGGCGGATTCAGCAAATTCGGGCAGTTCACAAGCGTGGAGAGTGGCGATTGCAGTTCGTCTGTCGAACGACGATTGATCCTGAACCGCCAGGGGCCGGTACCGCAGGAATCGACTTGGGGATCAGCAATATCGCCGCGCTCTCGTTCGGCGGCGAGTCAATCCTGTTCCCCGGTAACGTCCTGAAGCAAGATGAGTACTACTTCGGGAAACAGAAAGGAAAGTGTGACGACTCACAGTCGAGCCAGCGAAAACGCCTCGACAGGATACGTACCGAGCGTCGAACCCACTTCATCCATACGTTGACGAAGCACATCGTCAGGGAGTGTGTCGAGAGAGATATCGGAACGGTCGCCGTGGGTGACCTCAACGGAATCCGAGTTGACGACACGGGCGAGACTCGCAACTGGGGGACACGCGGGAATCGGGACCTACACAGCTGGGCTTATGACCGATTCGTATCGATCCTCCGGTACAAAGCTGAGGCCGAAGGCGTCACGGTCGAGCAAGTGTCAGAACGTGGTACCTCGGCGACCTGCTCCGTCTGTAAGACACGAGACGGCGATCAGCGCGTCGAACGCGGATTGTACGTCTGTGAAACCTGTGATACCGTGGCGAATGCTGACGTGAATGGGGCCGAGAACATACGACGAAAAGTAACTCCGAATCCAGCAGTGGATAGGAGTACCGGCTGGTTGGCACAGCCAGCGGTCCATCTGTTCGATCGAAGTGTGGGGCGGTTCGCTCCACGCGAGAACTGA
- a CDS encoding proline dehydrogenase family protein, with product MIPPVADRFVAGEDAAAVLDHVRRMEASGVKSICNLLGEHYQERDPADEDAAAYRSLLRDMPDSLDACVSVKPSQLGLQVGPSVFEENLASIVAVAEEEGRFVWVDMEDYTTIDTTIDAFEANVADHPEMGLCVQANMKRTDDDLRELVEYPGKLRLVKGAYDPPRELAHQGKAAVNEAYERHLEFLFREYDGTVGVGSHDPAMVERAIELHEEHGTDFEIQMLMGVREDAQVDLAREYEVYQYVPYGSRWLSYFYRRVLERKENALFALRAILS from the coding sequence ATGATACCTCCGGTCGCGGACCGATTCGTCGCGGGTGAGGACGCCGCCGCGGTGCTGGACCACGTCCGACGGATGGAGGCGTCGGGCGTCAAGAGCATCTGCAACCTGCTCGGGGAGCACTACCAGGAGCGCGACCCGGCCGACGAGGACGCCGCCGCGTACCGCAGTCTGCTCCGGGACATGCCCGACTCGCTCGACGCCTGCGTCTCGGTGAAGCCGTCGCAACTCGGGTTGCAGGTCGGCCCGAGCGTGTTCGAGGAGAACCTCGCGAGCATCGTCGCGGTGGCCGAGGAGGAAGGGCGGTTCGTCTGGGTCGACATGGAGGACTACACCACCATCGACACCACCATCGACGCGTTCGAGGCGAACGTCGCCGACCACCCGGAGATGGGCCTGTGCGTCCAGGCGAACATGAAGCGTACCGACGACGACCTGCGGGAGCTCGTGGAGTATCCCGGCAAACTCCGACTCGTCAAGGGCGCGTACGACCCGCCGCGGGAGCTCGCTCACCAGGGGAAAGCGGCTGTGAACGAGGCGTACGAGCGACACCTGGAGTTCCTGTTCCGCGAGTACGACGGCACGGTCGGGGTCGGAAGTCACGACCCGGCGATGGTCGAGCGAGCCATCGAGCTACACGAGGAACACGGCACCGACTTCGAGATACAGATGCTGATGGGGGTCCGGGAGGACGCGCAGGTCGACCTCGCTCGCGAGTACGAGGTGTACCAGTACGTCCCCTACGGCAGCAGGTGGCTCTCGTACTTCTACCGGCGCGTGCTCGAACGGAAGGAGAACGCGCTGTTCGCGCTCCGGGCGATACTCTCCTGA
- a CDS encoding DUF7556 family protein has translation MSRNSAARTDLSDDGEVMAAISEQRLVIADISRDDAWLSVPLRQAVVLDENR, from the coding sequence ATGTCACGCAACTCAGCGGCCCGGACGGACCTGAGCGATGACGGCGAGGTGATGGCTGCTATCTCGGAGCAGCGACTTGTCATCGCTGACATCTCGCGCGACGACGCGTGGCTCTCGGTGCCGCTGAGGCAGGCAGTCGTTCTCGATGAGAATCGGTAG
- a CDS encoding metal-binding protein has translation MTTHPLDRLSTTARILKRAQYEAFAFSLLADGDVLVRNESYANPSDHEYRVRVRDGLPVACPCPADERYEHACKHRVALAVRRPVLDTARAARAVTDADRAAAGLLSRRSTR, from the coding sequence ATGACGACCCACCCACTCGACCGACTCTCGACGACCGCGCGTATTCTGAAACGCGCCCAGTACGAGGCGTTCGCGTTCTCACTGCTCGCCGACGGGGACGTTCTCGTCCGCAACGAGAGCTACGCCAATCCGAGCGACCACGAGTACCGCGTTCGGGTTCGTGACGGCCTGCCTGTCGCGTGTCCCTGCCCGGCCGACGAACGGTACGAGCACGCCTGCAAACACCGCGTTGCGTTGGCGGTACGGCGTCCGGTTCTCGACACCGCACGTGCCGCCCGAGCCGTCACTGACGCGGACAGGGCCGCGGCTGGTCTCTTAAGTCGGCGATCGACTCGCTGA
- a CDS encoding DUF502 domain-containing protein codes for MASLGSWKRDFASGLIVLGPVLVTLYILRWLFVRLAALGLIDIWPNQGDPNYVADQVPWYASYVEVALLLAILLLLTLSVGYMMRTTFGNLVEGGIDSTMNRLPGLRVVYNASKMAVETAVSGPEDLQSPVKVETWNGMRMTAFKTGKRSADGRELLFLPTAPNITTGFVVEVEPNDYTEVDETVEDALTRILSAGFGDAKESGVQIDVNEEMPSLRADADDAYDA; via the coding sequence ATGGCTTCGCTAGGCTCGTGGAAGCGCGACTTCGCGAGCGGCCTCATCGTCCTCGGTCCCGTCCTCGTCACCCTCTACATCCTGCGATGGCTGTTCGTCCGACTCGCCGCGCTCGGTCTCATCGACATCTGGCCGAACCAGGGCGACCCCAACTACGTCGCCGACCAGGTCCCCTGGTACGCTTCCTACGTCGAGGTGGCGCTGTTGCTCGCCATCCTCCTGTTGCTCACGCTCTCCGTCGGCTACATGATGCGGACCACGTTCGGCAATCTCGTCGAGGGCGGTATCGACTCGACGATGAACCGACTGCCGGGGTTGCGTGTGGTCTACAACGCCTCGAAGATGGCGGTCGAGACCGCCGTCTCCGGGCCCGAGGACCTCCAGAGCCCCGTCAAGGTCGAGACGTGGAACGGGATGCGGATGACCGCGTTCAAGACCGGGAAACGCTCGGCGGACGGCCGCGAACTGCTGTTCCTCCCGACCGCCCCGAACATCACCACCGGGTTCGTCGTCGAGGTCGAACCGAACGACTACACCGAGGTCGACGAGACCGTCGAGGACGCCCTCACCCGCATCCTCTCGGCCGGGTTCGGCGACGCGAAGGAGAGCGGCGTCCAGATCGACGTCAACGAGGAGATGCCATCGCTCCGCGCCGACGCTGACGACGCCTACGACGCCTGA
- a CDS encoding HalOD1 output domain-containing protein: MDEAAPGQTGSAEHYTYDIGPEDPMSAAIVYAAADALDCDPLAMPELLYDAVNVDALDAMYPRDGHKHSDNPSVSFRYCDLSVTVDGDTVVLDATTIVDQSDG; encoded by the coding sequence ATGGATGAAGCTGCTCCAGGTCAGACCGGGTCGGCTGAGCACTACACATACGATATTGGTCCAGAAGATCCGATGAGTGCAGCCATCGTCTATGCGGCTGCTGATGCCCTCGATTGTGATCCATTAGCGATGCCCGAGTTGCTGTACGATGCCGTCAATGTGGATGCTCTTGATGCAATGTACCCTCGTGACGGTCACAAGCACTCCGATAATCCGTCGGTCTCGTTTCGTTACTGTGATCTCTCGGTTACCGTTGATGGTGACACAGTCGTATTGGATGCGACGACTATTGTCGACCAATCTGATGGCTAG
- a CDS encoding DUF7344 domain-containing protein yields MREYEPGGISKNAAFEAVTTERRRVIVDILSEDDSEYELELLASEVATRMVDTSSMADETDYEQMEVALMHRDLPKLADEDIVSFDTTAQTVSRGAHITDVDPLV; encoded by the coding sequence ATGCGTGAGTACGAACCGGGGGGGATCTCCAAAAATGCTGCTTTCGAGGCCGTGACGACTGAGCGACGACGGGTGATCGTCGATATTCTCTCAGAAGACGACAGCGAATACGAACTCGAACTCCTCGCCAGTGAAGTCGCGACTCGAATGGTCGATACGTCGTCAATGGCTGACGAAACGGACTACGAGCAGATGGAGGTCGCACTGATGCATCGTGACCTTCCGAAGCTTGCCGACGAGGATATCGTTTCATTCGATACGACGGCCCAGACGGTCTCACGAGGCGCACACATCACCGACGTTGACCCATTGGTTTAA